Proteins encoded together in one Dehalococcoidales bacterium window:
- a CDS encoding GyrI-like domain-containing protein, which yields MPRQSKTDPRILEMPPQKVGVVTGKGAPDKVFPELMPALYGSVYTLRFDRKKRGLPVFKVSGLRARYPDAVTMPKDKWTMIVALPVPDDTDSLPQKVAGTEVRLETWDYGTVAQILHLGAYDRETASIERLHRFIEDSGFEIAGDHEEEYLTRPDAKVPKTIIRYVVRKKG from the coding sequence ATGCCGCGCCAGTCTAAAACAGATCCCCGGATACTGGAGATGCCGCCGCAGAAGGTGGGGGTGGTTACCGGTAAAGGGGCGCCGGATAAGGTCTTTCCGGAACTGATGCCTGCTCTCTACGGCTCTGTCTACACGCTGAGATTTGACCGTAAGAAGCGGGGGCTGCCCGTATTCAAAGTGAGCGGTCTCCGTGCGCGTTACCCGGATGCCGTTACCATGCCCAAAGATAAATGGACGATGATTGTCGCCCTGCCGGTGCCTGACGATACCGACTCTCTGCCCCAGAAGGTAGCCGGAACTGAGGTCAGGCTGGAGACCTGGGATTACGGTACGGTGGCCCAGATTCTGCACCTCGGGGCTTATGACCGGGAGACAGCCTCCATTGAACGCCTGCACCGTTTCATTGAAGACAGCGGCTTCGAGATAGCCGGTGACCACGAGGAAGAGTACCTCACCCGACCTGACGCTAAAGTCCCCAAGACTATCATCCGCTATGTGGTGAGGAAGAAGGGATAG